TTATTGGTTGATGTACTGAGATATTCCAATTTGACTAAAACCACCAGGGGCGGTTGCACGTATATTAAAGCGGGGTCACGTGACACCTCTTCGTCAAGTTTTTTTTACCAAATGTCATATAACTAATACAAAAATTTTGTCAACTGAGGGATATATAATAAAGAGTGACACCAGTTAACACAACTTGCTTCTTCGTCCGGTGGTCTAGCGCCAAATTCATGTTTTCTAGGTCTGGTGTTCGATTCTCTTTAATAACTATTTTTGGCATACTTTGAAGCTTATTTGTTTGATAAAAAGTAGGTTGAGCAGGATTTGTACTGCTGACCTCCTCTAAACCAAAATTTTCTTGTAACCGGCGGAGCAATGCCCATTCAGACTTATGGAAcggaaaaaataaataatataggAATTAGGCTATTTGTTCCCTTCTTAAAATATGACACCGCTTACAAAAAGTTTTGTGTACGCTAAAATGGACATACCACCTAAATATGCTTATAGGCTATTAATATCTTCTACTTCCTTTTGAAACTACTGGTCCGGAAGGAAATTATCAATAATGTTCTGTGGATGCTGTAATTTGCAGGTTTCTTTTGGTGTTATTGGACTTGGTCTTGGTGTTTCACTTCTCTCGTGAGTATAATTAATTGATCAAGCTTTATACTATTGATTTCCTGGTTGTCTTAATTGACAAAGAAATACTTCTATGGTAAGGGAGGGGGTGCAAGTCAATCTCTACTGTCCATACTCCATAGTTCGCCTCCCAAATTTTTTTACATTCACTGACAAATCTTTTAACAGATATAGTTTGCATATTTGTGCATATCACACAGTAATAATGAAGAAGGAGagtcaaattcttttttttttaaatcaaaaatATATAATGAATGTCGAAATTTTGGTTAATAAtgattttaaataacaaaaacatataatAACTATGTGTTATTCTTTCTTGGTGTCATGTTATTGAGTTGCTTTATTCTTCGCCGTCTTCTGATATCTACAATTTAAATCAATGATGCATTAGCCCGATGGTGTCCTGGGAAGGGCCGCATCCaaaggggtgtgatgtagacaacctaacctaatgcaagcattagtggtttCTTCCACGGGTTCAAACCCGTGACCTATGGTAATGTCTCAAAATCATTTTGAAGGATAACTGTTAAGTAGTTTAGGATTATATTAAAAGAGAGAATTTTATTCTAATATACTCTTCTCATAATTTTCTTAAATCAATAGCTCTACTTTTATCATATAGGGTTTTATTCTTGTCCTGTCCTTCTGATTCTTCAGAGCCCCATACTATTTAgttttatttgtttttctctcCCCTTATAGTTTCATAGCAAAGAAAAGAGATTATTGGAGGTCACTTTTCCTTTCTTGCTTTCTCATTTTAGACACATTAAATTTGGCATAACCCTAGACTCTTCTATTGTTCAATTACACTCTACAGGTATGGATTTGGGGCATATTTTAACATCCTTCCTGGTTCCGAGTGGTCGGCATTGATGTTGACATATGGTTTCCCACTTACTATAATTGGCATGGCTCTTAAGGTGATCTACTTCTCCTTTTCTTGACCAGTTTGCTTGTATGGAGTTATAGAGCCTAGGTTTTTAGTATTGAATAACCGTGTTTCGAATTCAATGTCCTATCGACGATTATTTAATTCACTGATGGAAATATTTCTGTTATCAATACGTGAATGTGGGGACACACCTTTAGTGGGTCACCTTGATGATTCTGTTATAGAAATCTATTTCGTAGGGAAAACTTACTCTCCTTTACTTTTCAGTATGCAGAGCTCAAACCTGTGCCATGCATAACGTACTCAGATGCTCAACTACTAAGGGAAAAATGTGCTACTCCAATCCTTAAGCAGGTAATGTTCTTGTTGACTACCAGAAAGCCCTGCTGTTACTCTATGGTTTTCTTAAAGCATGTTAATCCATACCAAGAAGCTCCAATCTTTTTTCCAGAAAGCGTGTCATTTTACTATGGTTAATCTGCCAAAAGTTTGTGCTCAGAAGTCAAAGATAATAGTCTCTTCTCAAGTTAAGCATCCTCCATTCCTTTTTCGACAACCCGACAGTAGTGTTTAGTATTGTGcaaaatacaaaatttatcaaaccTTAGGCTACACAAGAGTCCATCTTTACTTCTCTTAAATACAATATTTTCTTCTCTTCTATTACTAGAAGACCAAAGTAACTATAGTCCTTTATGTTCCCTGAATTAACACCAAATGATATATATGTGCTATACTTATGTTAATAACAATGAACAGCAAACTTGGACATGCATATTGAGATACTGTGAGTAACCTGTTGCATATCACTGGTCAAGTCAAGCTTTTATAATTCCTGATATGATTCTTGTACCAAGATAAATATGAAGACAAAATTGCATTGGATCCTAATATTGGTGATTTGCTACTGATACTTCATCTTATTGTAGTCTCAGATCTCAATTCAGCTATTTCATATCTGGTATCAGACATTCTTCACACTACTGACTAACTAGTGATAGGAATTTCTTTATGTAAGGTCAGGAGCGATGTGATAAGATACCGTTACGGGGATGAGCAGCATTTGGATGAGGCACTGAAGCGTATTTTCCAATTTGGACTGGTATTTCCCCTTATCTTTGTGTTGTGGAAACTGAGCTTTTATATTCGGATAAGCTTGTCTGTCTTTCTTGGCATGGAGATTTAACTTGAGGACTGAGAAATTCTCTGGAGAGGCCTTTGCTTTCATCGCTGTGGATTTCATCAAGAATGGaagtaaccccccccccccccccaaaaaaaaaaaaaggaagaaaaaaagaagaatggAAATGGAAAACCGTTAAAAGGATGGAGAGATTAACTGAGAAGAAAACAGGAAGAATTTTCTGCTGAaaagataaacaaataaatatgatAGGGCACTTTCTAATTACTTGAGCTTTTGGATGATGTGAGCTTTATAACTCAAtagaaaataataacaaaatggGGTCTTAGATTGATGTTTCATCTCCACCTCAAAACATGATAGGGTCCTTCTTTCCGTTGGTTTATGCATGAGCTTGTCTTCCATCTACTTTTACCTTATAGCAAGTTCATATCACCCTCTCAATCACCGATTTATGCCCCAATTCTGACAGAGATGTACTTTTTAAGTGGAATAGACGCACAATATCTTTGGGAACTAGAATGAAATCACTTATTAAAAACTTGTATTATGTCTTTAAGTTATTCAATCCATTGACCTTAGGTCTCAGACATCAAGTGTTTCTCTTGATAAAATTTTCTGACTACtccttctcttttctcttttctcttactcttttctcttttcattgcAGGGTGGAGGAATACCACGTAGAAGTGCTCCCGTCTTACAAATGATTCGAGAAGAAGTATGCTCCTTCAACTTGATTATGATTCTAATTAAGAATTTGCTTCCTCTTATGAAATGATATGCTGAATAGCTCCTTTATCTATGTTGCTTACGTTCTGCTTTCTCTTTTTGAATATTGCTTTTGTCCCCTATTAGACTATCTATATTCTCTAAATTTTATGAATTATCCTCCCTCCCTAAAATATGAAGTCGTGGATACcttggcagattcttttatttttattttattttgataacCATGAAATCCCCAAGGGCCAACTAACACGGTTTAATAAGTGGATAATGAGTCTGCctctctacccttctccacttaaataccaggcttTTATTTGTGATACAGTTTGGACTTGTGACGTGCAGCTAACCCACACATCACTCATTTTATTCTTACCACTAGACCAAAGCTCCAAGGGCTCAGTTGCTACTTGGCTTTCGCTAAATATATTTGTGGATTTTGGTCACTGTCCTGAGGAGccattgttgcggaagccaaatgtatatagtgtgaataagtcacaactactataccaaaaattatgacagccaccaaataataaataagacaataaaacaacaataaaggaaacaccagaatttacgaggttcggctaattttgcctactcctcggacacaaccaatattttattccactccaaaaatacaagtgaaataatactaaagagagaagatacaaatgccttaaacagatgagaaggcaaatgagaggtgtgtctcaatcctaaacattaggccttcttttataggggaaaaatcccctccaaacttaactcccaaccaatgtgggactttggcattttgccaaacttcaacaaatctccaccttggcaaaattccacattttcaattctctctcaataacaaattttggttgtgtcttcatcttcaatcttcagtgttcaacaatgttgatcaaatccaaacaatgttgaaacttgaccgcagtcaccacctttgtcagcatatcagcaggattctctgtagtatgaattttcttcaccgtgactccaccttcttctatgatttctcgtacgaaatgataccgaacatcaatgtgcttcgtccttgcatgataaacttggttcttcgctaattgaatagcactttgactatcacaaaaaattgtgatacctttttgttcaacaccaagctcctttagcaatccttgaagccaaattgcctctttcacagcatctgtaatagccatgtactctgcctctgttgtagacaaagcaactgttgactgcaaagtagacttccaactaactggtgcctttgcaaaagtaaacacataaccagtagttgatcttcgtttgtccatatcacccgcaaaatctgagtcacaatatccaactacagactgattgtcttcctgctcaaaaactaacccgacatctacagtattatgaatataccgtagaatccacttcacagcttgccaatgctccttccctggattgtgcatatatctgctaataactccaacagcttgtgaaatgtcaggccttgtgcaaaccattgcatacatcaagctaccaacaacatttgtgtatggtacctttgacatatactctcgttcagcttcatccattggcgacatagtagtacttagcttaaaatgggaagcaagtggagtactaactggcttagtcttgtcatctatgccaaaacgttgaagtactctcttcaaatattccttttgagataaacagagtttctttgaacgtctatctctaattatctccatgccaagaattttctttgcctcacccaaatccttcatctcgaactccttcttcagttgaatcttcaacttatcaatttcttccaaattcttggaagctatcaacatatcatcaacatataggagaagatatacaaaggaaccatctttaagcttgtgcaaatacacacaatgatcgtatttgcttctcttgtacccttgccgcaacataaactcgtcaaatcgcttgtaccattgtctagaagattgtttcaatccgtacaacgatttttcaagtttgcacaccatattttcttttccagcaactttgaatccttctggctgagtcatgtagatttcctcctccaagtttccatgtaaaaacgcagtttttacatccatctgaactagttccaaatccaattgtgctaccaaagccaacataattctaatggaggaatgttttacaactggagaaaacacttcattgtaatcaattccctccttttgagcatatcctttggccaccaatcttgctttgtagcgaacatctaattggttaggaaatccttctttctttgcaaatacccatttgcacccaattgctttctttcccttcgggagattggccaatctccatgtatgattctgatgaagggactgtatttcatcattcatggcaatcctccacttatcttcttctgaactttggacagcgtctttgtaagtagtaggaacatcatcagctacaattgaggttgcacaagcaaccgtctctatgagacgaacatgtttcgttattgttctttttggcctgctggttgctattgattcaagttgttgttgagattcctgagttggaatctcctctactggctctccttccagagggtaatcttcatttgtttcctcctctgcttcttgtgtaggaaaaataaattttccctcaaactccacctgcttagaagcaccttcattttgtttggtatcttctgttaccttatttaccatagcaaattcatcaaaggtaacatctctgctgaacattactttctttgtcataggacaccataagcgatatcctttgactccagaagtaattcccataaaaatagccttctttgcccttggatccaattttgactccgtcacatgataatatgcagttgagccaaacacgtgcaaagagttataatctacagcaggttttccgtaccatttttcaaatggtgttttgccatcaatagcagcagatggtagacgattaatgaggtggcatgcatatgtaattgcctcagcccaaaattctttgcccaagccagcattggacaacatacaccgtaccttctccagcaaggtccggttcatacgttctgccactccattctgttgtggtgtatgtctaacagtgaagtgtcggatgatgccatcattttcacagaccttattgaaatgatcatttttgtattcacctccattgtctgtgcgaatacacttgattctcctgcctgtctgattctccaccatcatcttccatttgagaaaaattctcaacacttcatctttgctcttcattgtatacacccatactcttcgggaaaaatcatcaacaaaggttacaaaatagtgcttcccacccaatgaaggtgttttggaaggaccccaaacatcagagtgtacataatccaaaatgcctttagtattatggatcgctgtaccaaatttaacccttgtctgtttccctttaacacaatgctcacaaaactccaagttgcaagcctttactccttttaacaatccttgatctgatagagttttcaaggattttcctccagcatgtcccaagcgcatgtgccatagcttggttgcttctgcctctttgtcgtcactggatgttactgtcgctgtcccaataactgtactgccacgccccgaggggttagatgcgcgggtggagtttttccaatttaagtgacaatattcgaaatgggattatttatttaattcagagtcgccacttgggaaaagtttggcttttggtgtcccaagtcaccggtttatcttgaatcccaaatcgaggaaaatattcgacttttccaaatgaagtctgcgaaccagaaattctaagtaaggaattctgttgacccgagggaaggtgttaggcaccctcgaatcccgtggttctagcacggtcgcttaaattgttataatggctaaatatctgatttaaatacatgttatgacttgcgtgctcccattaagtttaaaccgcttttatcattatcatttatttttatagaattgcaacgtcgtgaagatgcgtctcgaaccacgtcacaatcaatgcacccgtgatcgtcaacacattttgacttcgctgagatttggatttgggtcacatcaatgtgcacccgaatttaagaatatattttaacttaaagtcgcgcctaaagagtctaaacgcgttattatctttggggaaggtagtggaattctctaaacagtccctcccaaattctaagtatttatcgtgatcaattattgagggccccgcagtttgcatttttattcggcgaggctcgtctcattatttaagaagggtaccctacaatgactacatttctactacatttatctttaaagagaaggatgatgccgaattttgcgggtttggacaaatacggactgaatccttattatgtttgccgaaactaaacttgtttgattacctgattgattgttcataaggtgggggttaccgcatgctttgtcttcatcgagtggatAACTTATTAATTCGTTaaatgagattgcaaacaaactaacaacatatattgagttatgtttaatgacctccaagttctattttttaacactttaacctatttgaaattgataaacgaaatcgacTGTTTTACCAGGGGAATTACTACTAAGTGAACTCAAAAAAtggttattagtttttctcaacaatcatcacattatttcgagacaaacaatctataccgaaactcagtatcgaacctgcattgggcgaatgaactgacaggagaactggcattcatagccagactcttaatgtgactgcatgggagtttgtttgggatacatttatcccggacccagtaccacaattttgttgattcagtggtctaggcaaaatacatacaagtgcctatgactctatgttatacagtcataactaaaccaaacaagtgttatactgaactgaatgtatactaaatcaaaacatgttgtctatgtcatactgtcattactattgaacaatgctatctgacaatccatctcaaacagaatgtatgctagtttatacaaagtatttgcagtttgcagtaaaatataCAATCCCAAATatcattcgacctatttttaacaccaatgttataacatgaacaactgttcttttctctatttctgcttcaacttcaaactttcaaccatacaaagtttcagaggttgtgtacctggaaatatttgacaattggagGAAAGGGGGAAGTCAGCAGAGTAtgatgacaacaaaatgcagcagcaatcacagcactatcagtagcagcagggcagaatagcagcagacaaagcaatacagcaagaaacaaGCTCGAGTGCAgtgatgcaactatggccaatagaaaacaatagccaaataacagcagcacccagtggagtagaatcagaattccagatagatcaaaacagtagtaaaccaatgaaagcactcaactaatagacacaactgggatTTCAGAGGATCAGAATTGgtttgaacaaattgaaacaactgaaaacccaataacaataggaggaagaaagtttctgattattggttgtatcccttctatcccttaatctccctctatctatgtgtatctattttgtatgtatttcagctctccttttcaaactcctcacagtatgtctatattcttttcccttatctattcagctctctttccccagaaattcctcactgtgtgtgtttattttcttttacaGCCCTCAAGGTCCAGTCCTCTCTCCCCCTTCTGTATATCTCCCCCCTCCTTTTATAAACCTCCCaactatctcttttaacagcctcttTTCAGAATACCCCAGTCCCcgcccatgtgccttccattttcagttccactttagctaattaagtattaaacaaAACccccccccatgatattccctggcagtcttaccttttcattttattatctaaaagcaagtatgggcagtagaatatatctgacagcatatactgtcagattgttttaaaactcaaaaagcttcttaatgcagaaaaacaggttgtgcacaaggcacatgaggtgcactagtgcacatgctgtgcacgagtgcccatgccttccgattcagaatttaaacataaacaatcctttttacattgactgatccaaatcaacagctataagtaaacaaaactggttctgaattgatttcaacaaatgttcaaacagaagcaaatcgatttgctatgctcagacagttgaaattaattgacgacacatgtcgactcgactatattagtattaacatacacaatcgtagccaaaaatcagacatttaaacagtattgatacatggtttgtactatactgactaagcaggaatacactcgaggagtcaaactagtcagtccaaactcgaaaatcagctacttgcacaaacaaatacataatgccttatcagaataggaggggggaatttagacaaacaaacagaggttcaggcgaattagttgaagcacagttgatagaggtcaaagacataaacagaaaacgaacagacTCTTACAACAAACAAACAGAccaaaaacaactaagaaaagaaagaaaactcacctttaaaccgcaaaagatcgacaccttaactcggacttggtcaggcctttcttaaggctgaatggactttaaacgaagtgtttctcagacgagaaacactttgattaaagtccattagaccttaaactcttcggttgaaccagtgacggggGAAcaccaaatttccaaaactcagatctgggattcatgcctccctgatcagattcggaccgaaccaagtatggtttggtcacgatgggggtctggggagtgtctggtatgaaactgggtttaaactgagtagatcgagttttgactcgaatcttcaaatgaagattcgaggacctgggggtgattcgaactaaacggttaacaggtctatgttcagggtggtgagggggttctatggtgttcatggcgaggtcatcggcgttcatgccgccgggattaatggcgagggataagggggcggctagggttttgtggggaaggaggtgaagacggaagctggggtattggataggggggcagggtgcggtatgaggcttatatatggaatgggggaTTGATTACAACCGTCGGATGCGAcgagatggacggcttggatctgaaggcttaaatgaaacgtcgtcgtttggctcggtaggggtcagaattggttcgggtaacgggtcgggtagtgGAATTACGGGTGAaagatctggaccgttggatcggcttgatttaaacggttgtgatgggttggcatcgaaacgacgtagctttggtgttaagctacgtcgtttcatggcctgggggtgggctgtttggactggtggcttgggctgtccgtttgggctgagttcgttgggccaattttaacaaattggcccaagtccggaaggcccttttctttcttttttttttttatttttttttatttcttttcttatttattttaaaacaaaactaagccaaagaatcaaattaaaattaaatacacactcaaatacaattatttgcacacatactaaaacatttcaaaaccggtaaagtcaaaccaaacaaaatcacggacgaaaaatgcctattcacgattttctatttaacgaccgaattacggtttgaattacgcaggacacatatatattttttgaattttattttaataaagtaaataaataagaatgggccaaaatcacaaataaatccacaaggtgccgcacagaaatccgaaattgtacagcggggccaattatatattttttttttttttttttttatttctttttggagcgattgtcgtgtgaagcaaaaatcacgtgctcacagctgcccctctttgttcggaaacacgaagggttttcgtgcaaagatcaagtgagcgtgtatgagcgatttttgcctatagaccactccgtatgaagcatttttgaaagatctgaccgaatcttgcttcaaagatttcctacatatcctgggctaaacaggaatcaggtcaatgtagttcgagaagttttggtagctggggctaccatgagactgcaatgcttgccgttgctgctgctgctgttgtcactgctatgtcactgaccgccttattacaaccaagcgaaaattggaaactgaactaactacttttatgcatgtcaactgctagttacaagattcctatctatgattcttttacgacttgatcttgggtcttagctgattctgcttgtagactctgatctgaatcttgatgcttgcgagttgcggcgacttgttttttaatctccgggataccgaataaaatgtgaccggcagaggtcaggaccttagtcaaatgttggagtcgatctgcttcccctttactctgatatctcgggatatctctttttgtctttttcttctttgattccgaactgggatttatctcgtgggtcatttcgatccatgtggctcgaggtcagacctgcgggagaaaagaaacaaacaaacgaaattttctgccccagtttcactaggaaaatttcgttacttattcaccaggaagttcataaaattgatgaaagaggatatgcgtgctcagttcagggttggagccctgatatcgactagctggggaaaggttcagtgtagggtttaaaaccctaacgccgaacaaaagaagaattcagtttagggtttaaaaaccctaatgctgcctaaaaggaaaaaagttcagtttagggtttaaaaccctaatgctgactaaaagaaaaattcagttttagggtttaaaaccctgatgctgattggctggaaaagctcagtttagagtttagaactctaatgctggctgaaaggaaaaagttcagtttagggtttaaaaccctaatgctgattgca
This genomic stretch from Nicotiana sylvestris chromosome 9, ASM39365v2, whole genome shotgun sequence harbors:
- the LOC104245106 gene encoding uncharacterized protein isoform X2, translating into MGTGGTLSCSQSFSFVACNYTQKIHAQNNRTLALKSVLVNKLTSFTNQDSVLRKPQNLPVLRLKVVTRAADSSQPSSSAITSSDKSIVPDEEFSLAKVSFGVIGLGLGVSLLSYGFGAYFNILPGSEWSALMLTYGFPLTIIGMALKYAELKPVPCITYSDAQLLREKCATPILKQVRSDVIRYRYGDEQHLDEALKRIFQFGLGGGIPRRSAPVLQMIREEFQRLCTWKYLTIGGKGEVSRV